A DNA window from Bradyrhizobium sp. CCBAU 53421 contains the following coding sequences:
- a CDS encoding ABC transporter permease, with the protein MRRPLWILAVLLSHWRRHPMQLATLLIGLISATALWSGVQALNQQARIAYDRAAATFGGSRTAMLTAKDSATLPQQLFVDLRRAGWPVSPMLEGRVQIDGRSFRLLGVEPVTLPSEVGNAPAVGRGSLQSFVTPPGEMLAAPETLRDLGLKEGERPQANGITLPPLRVQAELAPGALIVDIGIAQDILKMPGQVSRLLVGKSKAPRAALESVAGEKLRLVEPSAESDLERLTDSFHLNLTAFGLLSFFVGLFIVNSAIGLAFEQRLPMLRTLRACGVSARMLNTVLVIELVSLALVAGLIGLVCGYFIAAALLPDVAASLRGLYGAQIPGQLSLKPVWWLVGIAISILGALAAAAASLAKAIRMPVLATAQPQAWQQAQRRWLMFQSAAALAVFAVAAALIQFGDSLIAGFAVLAALMLGAALILPMVLQIALALGQRSARQPVGIWFWADSRQQLSGLSLALMALLLALAVNVGVSTMVESFSRTFLVWLDGRLAADVYVSAASDQQAKEIKAWLRDRPEVQAILPGGRADTQLGGAPIEVLGLPDHTTYRDNWPLLESTANAWVRLRPGDTCLVSEQLSRRMKLAIGDHIEVPAPGGNWPLEIVGIYADYGNPKGQIAVNFAALTRRFPDVPQTRLGLRVAPDHIAPLITALQEKFGLDDRNVADQATVKRESKRVFNRTFSVTAALNAFTLGVAGVALLTSLLTLANSRLPQLAPLWAIGLTRRRLAALELLKTMAVALITALFALPLGLLVAWCLLAIVNVKAFGWRLPFQVFPLQLIELLAVAMAAALCAAALPVARLARMQPATLIRTFVNER; encoded by the coding sequence GTGAGGCGCCCATTATGGATCCTAGCCGTGCTGCTCAGCCATTGGCGGCGGCATCCGATGCAGCTTGCGACGCTGCTGATCGGATTGATCTCGGCGACCGCGCTGTGGAGCGGCGTGCAGGCGCTGAACCAGCAGGCCCGCATCGCCTATGACCGCGCGGCCGCGACCTTCGGCGGCTCGCGCACCGCGATGCTGACCGCGAAGGACAGCGCGACCTTGCCGCAACAACTGTTCGTCGATCTGCGCCGCGCCGGCTGGCCGGTGTCGCCGATGCTGGAGGGGCGCGTTCAGATCGACGGGCGCAGCTTCCGTCTGCTCGGCGTCGAGCCGGTGACGCTGCCGTCCGAGGTTGGCAACGCGCCGGCGGTCGGGCGCGGCAGCCTGCAATCCTTCGTCACGCCGCCAGGTGAAATGCTGGCGGCGCCTGAGACGTTGCGGGATCTCGGCCTCAAGGAAGGCGAACGGCCGCAGGCCAACGGCATCACCTTGCCGCCGCTGCGCGTGCAAGCCGAGCTTGCGCCCGGCGCGCTCATCGTCGACATCGGCATCGCGCAGGACATTTTGAAGATGCCCGGCCAGGTGTCGCGTCTGCTGGTCGGCAAGTCCAAAGCACCACGTGCAGCGCTGGAAAGCGTCGCAGGTGAAAAGCTCCGCCTGGTCGAGCCGAGTGCCGAGAGCGATCTCGAACGCTTGACCGACAGCTTCCATCTCAACCTCACCGCCTTCGGCCTGCTGTCGTTCTTCGTCGGGCTGTTCATCGTCAACTCCGCGATCGGGCTCGCCTTCGAGCAGCGGCTGCCGATGCTGCGGACGCTGCGCGCCTGCGGCGTCTCGGCGCGGATGCTCAACACCGTGCTTGTCATCGAGCTGGTGTCGCTGGCGCTGGTCGCCGGCCTGATTGGTCTCGTCTGCGGCTACTTCATCGCGGCGGCGTTGCTGCCCGATGTCGCGGCCTCGCTGCGCGGGCTCTATGGCGCGCAGATTCCCGGGCAGCTTTCGCTCAAGCCCGTGTGGTGGCTTGTCGGCATCGCGATCAGCATCCTGGGCGCGCTCGCCGCGGCGGCCGCGAGCCTCGCCAAGGCGATCCGGATGCCGGTGCTGGCGACGGCGCAGCCGCAGGCCTGGCAGCAGGCGCAGCGGCGCTGGCTGATGTTTCAGAGCGCCGCGGCACTCGCGGTGTTCGCGGTCGCCGCGGCTCTCATCCAGTTCGGCGATTCCCTGATCGCGGGCTTCGCCGTGCTGGCCGCGCTGATGCTCGGCGCGGCATTGATCCTGCCGATGGTGCTGCAGATCGCGCTCGCGCTCGGCCAGCGCAGCGCGCGGCAACCGGTCGGCATCTGGTTCTGGGCCGACAGCCGCCAGCAGCTGTCAGGCCTGTCGCTGGCGCTGATGGCGCTGCTGCTCGCGCTCGCCGTCAATGTCGGCGTCAGCACCATGGTGGAAAGTTTCAGCCGCACCTTCCTGGTCTGGCTCGACGGCCGTCTCGCCGCCGACGTCTATGTCAGCGCCGCGAGCGATCAGCAGGCGAAGGAGATCAAGGCCTGGCTGCGCGATAGGCCGGAGGTTCAGGCCATCCTGCCGGGCGGCCGCGCCGACACCCAGCTTGGCGGCGCGCCGATCGAGGTGCTCGGCCTGCCCGACCACACGACCTATCGCGACAATTGGCCGTTGCTCGAAAGCACCGCGAATGCCTGGGTGCGCTTGCGTCCCGGCGACACGTGTCTGGTCAGCGAGCAGCTGTCGCGGCGGATGAAGCTCGCGATTGGCGATCATATCGAGGTACCCGCCCCCGGCGGCAACTGGCCGCTCGAGATCGTCGGCATCTATGCCGATTACGGCAACCCCAAGGGCCAGATCGCGGTCAACTTCGCCGCACTGACGCGGCGCTTCCCGGACGTGCCGCAGACCCGGCTGGGGCTCCGCGTCGCGCCCGATCACATCGCGCCGCTGATCACGGCGTTGCAGGAGAAGTTCGGTCTCGACGACCGCAACGTTGCCGACCAGGCGACGGTGAAGCGGGAATCCAAGCGGGTGTTCAACCGCACCTTCTCGGTGACGGCGGCGCTCAACGCCTTCACGCTCGGCGTCGCCGGCGTCGCGCTCCTGACCAGCCTGCTCACGCTGGCCAATTCGCGGCTGCCGCAACTGGCGCCGCTGTGGGCGATCGGCCTGACGCGGCGGCGGCTCGCGGCGCTCGAGCTATTGAAGACCATGGCGGTTGCATTGATCACCGCGCTGTTCGCACTGCCGCTCGGCCTTCTGGTCGCGTGGTGCCTGCTTGCTATCGTCAATGTGAAGGCGTTCGGCTGGCGGCTGCCGTTCCAAGTCTTCCCGCTGCAGCTGATCGAGCTGCTCGCAGTGGCGATGGCGGCGGCGCTCTGTGCGGCGGCGCTGCCGGTCGCTAGACTGGCGCGCATGCAGCCGGCCACCCTGATCCGGACCTTCGTCAATGAGCGCTAG
- a CDS encoding lipocalin-like domain-containing protein, whose translation MSASSTITRRAFAGGALALALGGKGLAQGFAGLGENAEGFAAVTPGKPFVFPVDHGPHPEFRIEWWYVTANLSDASGAAYGAQWTLFRQATKPGGPAEGWANQQVWMGHAAVTSATTHRFSETFARGGVGQAGVEATPFRAWIDAWEMHGIDPFDAQRVAPLELKASAADFGTALRLNANRPLVLQGDHGYSRKSDRGQASYYYSQPFYTVSGRIEIDDRSVDVTGTAWMDREWSSQPLAADQTGWDWFSLHLPGDEKLMLYRLRQKDGRDNLFGNWFTPDGRSAEIAGPGNSITPVATTEIDGRKLPTSWRVTLPARGLAIETTPLNPKAWMGTSFPYWEGPIRFSGSHAGIGYLEMTGY comes from the coding sequence ATGAGCGCTAGCAGCACGATCACCCGCCGCGCCTTTGCTGGCGGCGCGCTGGCGCTGGCGCTCGGCGGCAAGGGTCTCGCGCAGGGCTTTGCCGGGCTCGGCGAGAATGCCGAGGGTTTTGCCGCCGTCACGCCGGGCAAGCCGTTCGTATTCCCCGTCGATCACGGCCCGCATCCGGAGTTCCGGATCGAGTGGTGGTACGTGACGGCAAACCTGTCCGATGCCAGCGGCGCGGCCTATGGCGCGCAATGGACGCTGTTCCGCCAGGCGACGAAGCCAGGCGGACCGGCCGAGGGCTGGGCCAACCAGCAGGTCTGGATGGGCCATGCCGCCGTGACCAGCGCCACCACGCATCGCTTCAGCGAGACCTTTGCGCGCGGCGGCGTCGGGCAGGCCGGTGTCGAAGCCACGCCGTTCCGTGCCTGGATCGACGCCTGGGAGATGCATGGGATCGACCCATTCGATGCGCAGCGCGTCGCGCCGCTCGAACTGAAGGCCTCGGCTGCCGACTTCGGCACCGCGCTCCGCCTCAACGCCAATCGCCCGCTGGTGCTGCAAGGCGACCATGGCTACAGCCGCAAGTCGGATCGCGGACAGGCGTCCTATTATTACAGCCAGCCGTTCTACACGGTGTCCGGCCGCATCGAGATCGACGACCGATCGGTCGACGTCACGGGCACGGCCTGGATGGATCGCGAATGGAGCAGCCAGCCATTGGCGGCGGATCAAACCGGCTGGGACTGGTTCTCGCTGCATCTGCCCGGCGACGAGAAGCTGATGCTGTACCGGCTGCGCCAGAAGGACGGCCGCGACAACCTGTTCGGCAACTGGTTCACGCCGGACGGCCGCTCGGCCGAGATCGCTGGCCCCGGCAACAGCATCACGCCGGTTGCGACCACCGAGATCGACGGCCGCAAGCTGCCGACGTCGTGGCGCGTGACCCTTCCGGCGCGCGGCCTTGCCATCGAGACTACGCCGCTCAATCCGAAGGCCTGGATGGGAACCAGCTTCCCCTATTGGGAAGGCCCGATCCGCTTCTCGGGCAGCCACGCCGGAATCGGCTATCTTGAGATGACCGGGTACTAG
- a CDS encoding efflux RND transporter periplasmic adaptor subunit has product MVRARWLGLAPIGLLAALTLGGCDNKSAQSQAAPPAPPVTVAQPVKRTVTDWDEFTGRFEAIEEVQVRARVGGFVNSVEFKDGAIVHAGDLLYVIDPRPFEAVVLQAEGQLADARAKGELAKRDLERGLNLVQTSAVSEQVVDQRRQALQAARAAETQAEGTLKAAQLNVEFTHVLAPITGRVSRHLVTPGNLVQGSEGGATLLTSIVSLDPIYIYFDVDEATYQRNSKLWFEGRRPSSRDTANPVQVTLTGETKPSHEGKMDFLDNRLDVSTATLRSRAIIPNKDLSILPGQFGRVRLIGSSPYEALLIPDTAVATDQSRKIVFVVKDDNTVEARAVTLGPLDEGLRVIREGLKPEDHVIVDGLQRARVGAKVTPKMAQAPADTKPAADTKPAAGAKP; this is encoded by the coding sequence TTGGTCAGGGCCCGCTGGCTCGGCCTCGCGCCGATCGGCTTGCTTGCCGCGCTGACGCTCGGCGGCTGCGACAACAAGAGCGCGCAATCACAGGCCGCGCCGCCGGCGCCGCCAGTCACCGTCGCTCAGCCGGTCAAGCGCACCGTCACCGATTGGGACGAATTCACCGGCCGCTTCGAGGCGATCGAGGAAGTCCAGGTCCGCGCCCGCGTCGGCGGCTTCGTCAACAGTGTCGAGTTCAAGGATGGCGCGATCGTCCATGCCGGCGATCTGCTCTACGTCATCGACCCGCGGCCGTTCGAGGCGGTCGTGCTGCAGGCCGAAGGTCAGCTCGCCGACGCGCGCGCCAAGGGCGAGCTTGCCAAGCGCGATCTCGAGCGCGGGCTCAATCTGGTGCAGACCAGCGCGGTCTCGGAGCAGGTCGTCGACCAGCGCCGCCAGGCGCTGCAGGCGGCTCGCGCCGCCGAGACGCAGGCCGAGGGCACGCTGAAGGCCGCGCAGCTCAACGTCGAGTTCACCCATGTGCTGGCGCCGATCACCGGCCGCGTCAGTCGGCATCTGGTGACCCCGGGCAATCTGGTGCAGGGCAGCGAGGGTGGCGCGACGCTGCTGACCTCGATCGTGTCGCTCGATCCGATCTACATCTATTTCGACGTCGACGAGGCGACCTATCAGCGCAACAGCAAGCTGTGGTTCGAAGGCCGGCGGCCGAGCTCGCGCGACACGGCGAACCCGGTGCAGGTGACGCTGACCGGCGAGACCAAGCCCTCGCATGAGGGCAAGATGGACTTCCTCGACAACCGCCTCGACGTCTCCACCGCGACGCTGCGCAGCCGCGCGATCATTCCGAACAAGGATCTCTCGATCCTGCCCGGCCAGTTCGGCCGCGTCCGTCTGATCGGCTCCTCGCCCTATGAGGCGCTGCTGATCCCGGATACCGCTGTTGCCACCGACCAGTCGCGCAAGATCGTGTTCGTGGTCAAGGACGACAACACGGTGGAAGCAAGAGCCGTTACGCTCGGGCCGCTGGATGAGGGCCTGCGCGTGATCCGCGAAGGCCTCAAGCCGGAGGATCATGTGATCGTCGACGGGCTGCAACGCGCCCGTGTCGGCGCCAAGGTGACGCCGAAGATGGCCCAGGCTCCGGCGGATACCAAGCCGGCGGCAGACACCAAGCCCGCGGCAGGTGCCAAGCCATGA
- a CDS encoding MAPEG family protein, protein MYHYTAIVTCLAVAFYFFTTTQVAHARAAYGVKLPAISGHPDFERIFRIQMNTLEWMPIFLPSLWLFAIYIGDATAAAIGAIWVIGRIVYFIGYREAVAKRSRGFGIQAMAAIILWVGALGGAVWRLVH, encoded by the coding sequence ATGTACCACTACACGGCCATCGTCACCTGCCTTGCGGTCGCATTCTATTTCTTCACCACGACACAGGTCGCGCACGCGCGCGCCGCCTATGGCGTCAAGCTGCCGGCGATCTCGGGCCATCCGGACTTCGAGCGCATCTTCCGCATCCAGATGAACACGCTGGAATGGATGCCGATCTTCCTGCCGTCGCTCTGGCTGTTCGCGATCTATATCGGCGACGCCACGGCTGCCGCGATCGGCGCGATCTGGGTGATCGGCCGCATCGTCTACTTCATCGGCTATCGCGAGGCGGTGGCAAAGCGCAGCCGCGGATTTGGCATCCAGGCGATGGCCGCGATCATTCTATGGGTCGGCGCGCTCGGCGGCGCGGTGTGGCGGCTGGTGCATTGA
- a CDS encoding ABC transporter substrate-binding protein — translation MKSGFLAAVAACSLMLAAPAMAQGVKIGILNDQSGVYADYGGKYSLEAARMAVEDFGGEVLGQKIEIVTADHQNKPDLATAIARRWYEVENVDMITELTTSSVALAVQELSKEKKKIDIVVGAATSRISGDACTPYSFHWAYDTRALAVGTGGALTEAGGNTWFFLTADYAFGYALEKDTSDIVASKGGKVVGSVRVPLNSSDFSSFLLQAQSSKAKIIGLANAGLDTTNSIKQAAEFGIVRGGQKLAGLLMTLSEVHGLGLEAAQGLVLTEGFYWDHDDASRAFSERFFKRTSRMPSMIHAGTYSATLSYLKAVKAAGTKDSEAVAAKLKELPVDDAFAKGKVLANGRMVHDLYLFEVKKPSESKKPWDYYKQIAVVPGDKAFFTAKESGCPLTK, via the coding sequence ATGAAGTCGGGATTTTTGGCTGCGGTTGCGGCGTGCAGCCTGATGCTGGCGGCGCCGGCGATGGCCCAGGGTGTCAAGATCGGCATCCTGAACGACCAGTCGGGCGTATACGCCGACTACGGCGGAAAGTATTCGCTCGAGGCCGCACGGATGGCAGTTGAGGATTTCGGCGGCGAGGTGCTGGGCCAGAAGATCGAGATCGTCACCGCCGACCATCAGAACAAGCCCGACCTCGCAACCGCGATCGCGCGGCGCTGGTACGAGGTCGAGAACGTCGACATGATCACCGAGCTCACCACGTCGTCGGTCGCGCTCGCGGTGCAGGAACTGTCCAAGGAAAAGAAGAAGATCGATATCGTGGTCGGCGCGGCGACCTCGCGCATTTCAGGCGATGCCTGCACGCCCTATAGCTTCCACTGGGCCTATGACACCCGCGCGCTCGCGGTCGGTACCGGCGGGGCGCTGACGGAAGCGGGCGGCAACACCTGGTTCTTCCTGACCGCCGACTATGCCTTCGGCTACGCGCTGGAAAAGGACACCAGCGACATCGTTGCCTCGAAGGGTGGCAAGGTAGTCGGCTCGGTCCGCGTGCCGCTCAACTCGTCGGACTTCTCGTCCTTCCTGCTGCAGGCGCAGAGCTCGAAGGCCAAGATCATCGGACTTGCCAATGCCGGCCTCGACACCACCAACTCGATCAAGCAGGCGGCTGAGTTTGGCATCGTGCGCGGCGGCCAGAAGCTCGCCGGCCTGCTGATGACGCTGTCGGAGGTGCACGGTCTCGGGCTCGAGGCGGCGCAGGGTCTGGTGCTCACCGAGGGCTTCTACTGGGACCACGACGATGCCTCGCGCGCCTTCAGCGAGCGCTTCTTCAAGCGCACCAGCCGGATGCCGAGCATGATCCATGCCGGCACCTATTCGGCGACGCTGAGCTATTTGAAGGCGGTGAAGGCCGCTGGCACCAAGGACAGCGAGGCGGTCGCCGCCAAGCTGAAGGAGCTGCCGGTCGACGACGCCTTTGCCAAGGGCAAGGTGCTCGCCAACGGCCGCATGGTGCATGACCTCTATCTGTTCGAGGTCAAGAAGCCCTCGGAGTCGAAGAAGCCGTGGGACTATTACAAGCAGATCGCCGTGGTGCCCGGCGACAAGGCGTTCTTCACCGCCAAGGAAAGCGGGTGCCCGCTGACCAAGTGA
- a CDS encoding efflux RND transporter permease subunit, whose protein sequence is MNLGRLSINQPILAMVLSIVLLIVGAIAYPTLPVSEYPQVVPPTVTVTTQYPGASAQTVSDTVAAPIEQEINGVEDMLYLYSQATSNGQLTITATFKLGTDLDKAQVLVQNRVAIAQPRLPEEVQRNGVVTRKNSPDILMVVFMLSPDDTFDQLYISNYALLQVRDQLLRLDGVGDIQMFGARDYSMRLWLDPDRIANLGLTSTEVLAAIRAQNLQIAGGQIAEPPIADRAFQPNLVFTGRLKDIRQFEDIVVKAGSDGRTVRLRDVARVELGALSYATNSFLLRKSAVALLVTQRPGSNALATAKSISDTMERMKAGFPKGLDYNIGYNPTEFIAQSVHELIKTIYEAMALVVIVVLVFLQGWRPAIIPIIAIPVSLVGTFAVMAALGFSINNLTLFGLVLAVGIVVDDAIVVVENVERHLEHGMSRREAALKTMEEVGGALVSIALVLCAVFVPTAFLGGISGQFFQQFAVTIAVATAISCFCSLTLSPALASQILVPHEEKRPPARWNIIARGWDSFTALFNRVFDRLAHGYAAVADFVIRHTVVMVAIYLVLIGSAGWLLATTSQGFIPAQDRGYVIISAQLPGAASLARTTAVVREIERIALDTPGIVRVAAFAGFSGATRTQAGNAAALFPVFDEPEARLKKGLTATAITADLRKRLSVIQGAFIIVIPPPAVPGIGTGGGFTIRVQDRQGRGPELLASATDELVQAARKSPNLTSVFSPYSANTPQLFVDIDRVKAQKLGVPIANITDTIETYFGSTYVNDFNLFGRTYHVTAQADLPFRKETTDLSRLRTRNASGDMVMLGSVVDFKDISGPDRVARYNLYSASELQGEPASGVSSTTALNTIKKIADETLPSGFSFEWTDLSYQQVNGANAGLYVFPICVLFVYLVLAAQYGSWTLPFAVILIVPMCLFAATIGVRIMGQDVNILTQIGFVVLVGLAAKNAILIVEFARDIELEGRPRLEAVIEACRLRLRPILMTSFAFILGVLPLVVSTGSGSEMRQAVGVAVFFGMLGVTLFGLVFTPIFYMVVRNLAEGKNEGKPKEPAATVAG, encoded by the coding sequence ATGAATCTCGGCAGGCTTTCCATCAACCAGCCCATCCTCGCGATGGTGCTGTCGATCGTGCTGCTGATCGTCGGCGCGATCGCCTATCCGACGCTGCCGGTCTCGGAATATCCGCAGGTCGTGCCGCCGACCGTCACCGTCACGACGCAGTATCCGGGCGCTTCGGCGCAGACCGTGTCCGACACGGTCGCCGCTCCGATCGAGCAGGAGATCAACGGCGTCGAGGACATGCTGTATCTCTACAGCCAGGCGACCTCGAACGGCCAGCTCACCATCACCGCGACCTTCAAGCTCGGCACCGACCTCGACAAGGCCCAGGTGCTGGTGCAGAACCGCGTCGCGATCGCGCAGCCGCGGCTGCCCGAAGAAGTCCAGCGCAACGGCGTCGTCACCCGCAAGAACTCGCCCGACATCCTGATGGTCGTGTTCATGCTGTCGCCCGACGACACGTTCGACCAGCTCTACATCTCCAACTACGCGCTGCTGCAGGTCCGCGACCAGCTGTTGCGGCTCGACGGCGTCGGCGACATCCAGATGTTCGGCGCGCGCGACTATTCGATGCGGCTGTGGCTCGATCCCGACCGGATCGCCAATCTCGGCCTGACCTCGACCGAGGTGCTGGCTGCGATCCGGGCGCAAAACCTGCAGATCGCGGGCGGCCAGATCGCCGAGCCGCCGATCGCCGATCGCGCCTTCCAGCCGAACCTCGTGTTCACCGGCCGCCTCAAGGACATCAGGCAATTCGAGGACATCGTGGTGAAGGCCGGCTCCGACGGCCGCACGGTGCGGCTGCGCGACGTCGCCCGCGTCGAGCTCGGTGCGCTGTCCTATGCCACCAACAGCTTCCTGCTGCGCAAGTCGGCGGTCGCGCTGCTGGTTACGCAGCGGCCCGGATCGAACGCGCTCGCCACCGCCAAGAGCATCTCCGACACGATGGAGCGGATGAAGGCGGGTTTCCCGAAGGGGCTCGACTACAACATCGGCTACAACCCGACCGAATTCATCGCCCAATCGGTCCATGAGCTGATCAAGACGATCTACGAGGCGATGGCGCTCGTCGTCATCGTGGTGCTGGTGTTCCTGCAGGGCTGGCGGCCTGCGATCATCCCGATCATCGCGATCCCGGTGTCGCTGGTCGGCACCTTCGCGGTCATGGCCGCGCTCGGCTTCTCGATCAACAATCTGACGCTGTTCGGCCTCGTGCTGGCGGTCGGCATCGTGGTCGACGACGCCATCGTGGTGGTCGAGAATGTCGAGCGGCATCTCGAGCATGGCATGTCCAGGCGCGAGGCTGCGCTCAAGACCATGGAGGAGGTCGGCGGTGCGCTGGTCTCGATCGCGCTGGTGCTGTGCGCGGTGTTCGTGCCGACCGCCTTCCTCGGCGGCATCTCCGGGCAGTTCTTCCAGCAATTCGCGGTCACGATCGCCGTCGCGACCGCGATCTCCTGCTTCTGCTCCCTGACGCTGTCGCCAGCGCTGGCCTCGCAGATCCTGGTCCCGCACGAGGAGAAGCGCCCGCCGGCACGCTGGAACATCATCGCGCGCGGCTGGGACAGCTTCACCGCGCTGTTCAACCGGGTGTTCGACCGGCTGGCTCACGGCTATGCGGCGGTCGCCGACTTCGTGATCCGGCATACGGTGGTGATGGTCGCGATCTATCTCGTGCTGATCGGTAGCGCCGGTTGGCTGCTCGCGACCACCTCGCAGGGCTTCATCCCGGCGCAGGACCGCGGCTACGTCATCATCTCGGCGCAGCTGCCGGGCGCCGCGTCGCTGGCGCGGACCACGGCCGTGGTCCGCGAGATCGAGCGGATCGCGCTGGATACGCCCGGCATCGTTCGCGTTGCGGCCTTCGCCGGCTTCTCGGGCGCGACACGCACGCAAGCGGGTAATGCCGCGGCGCTGTTCCCGGTGTTCGACGAGCCGGAGGCGCGCCTGAAGAAGGGCCTGACGGCGACTGCGATCACGGCCGACCTGCGCAAGCGCCTGTCGGTGATCCAGGGCGCCTTCATCATCGTCATTCCGCCGCCGGCCGTGCCCGGCATCGGCACCGGCGGTGGTTTCACCATCCGCGTCCAGGACCGGCAAGGCCGCGGGCCCGAATTGCTGGCGTCCGCGACCGACGAATTGGTGCAGGCCGCGCGCAAGTCGCCGAACCTGACCTCGGTGTTCTCGCCGTACTCTGCGAACACTCCGCAGCTGTTCGTCGATATCGATCGCGTCAAGGCGCAGAAGCTCGGCGTTCCCATCGCCAACATCACCGACACGATCGAGACCTATTTCGGCTCGACCTATGTCAACGACTTCAACCTGTTCGGGCGCACCTATCACGTCACCGCGCAGGCCGATCTGCCGTTCCGCAAGGAGACCACCGATCTGTCGCGGCTGCGCACCCGCAACGCCAGTGGCGACATGGTGATGCTCGGCAGCGTCGTCGACTTCAAGGACATCTCGGGCCCCGACCGCGTCGCGCGCTACAATCTCTACTCGGCGTCCGAACTGCAGGGTGAGCCGGCGTCGGGCGTCAGCTCGACGACGGCGCTCAACACCATCAAGAAGATCGCCGACGAAACCCTGCCGAGCGGCTTCTCGTTCGAATGGACCGATCTGTCCTACCAGCAGGTCAATGGCGCCAATGCCGGCCTCTACGTGTTCCCGATCTGCGTGCTGTTCGTCTACCTGGTGCTGGCCGCGCAATATGGCAGCTGGACCTTGCCGTTCGCGGTGATCCTGATCGTGCCGATGTGCCTGTTCGCGGCCACCATCGGCGTGCGCATCATGGGCCAGGACGTCAACATCCTGACCCAGATCGGCTTCGTGGTGCTGGTGGGCCTTGCCGCCAAGAACGCGATCCTGATCGTCGAGTTCGCGCGCGATATCGAGCTCGAGGGCCGGCCGCGGCTGGAGGCGGTGATCGAGGCCTGCCGGCTGCGCCTGCGGCCGATCCTGATGACGTCGTTCGCCTTCATCCTCGGCGTGCTGCCGCTGGTGGTGTCGACCGGCTCGGGCTCGGAGATGCGGCAGGCGGTCGGTGTCGCGGTGTTCTTCGGCATGCTCGGCGTCACCCTGTTCGGCCTCGTCTTCACGCCGATCTTCTACATGGTGGTGCGCAACCTCGCGGAAGGAAAGAACGAGGGCAAGCCGAAGGAACCAGCGGCGACCGTGGCGGGGTAA
- a CDS encoding ABC transporter ATP-binding protein: MLRVTGLTKSYRTAGEDVAVLRGVDLAVATGESVALTGESGSGKSTLLHLIAGLDAADSGEIRLADITVSALDDAGRAELRRDRLGLVFQQFNLIPSLSVADNLVFQSRIAGRHDAAWHDELVERLGLKQLLKRYPEQLSGGQQQRVAIGRALAPKPLLLLADEPTGNLDEDTADEVLRLARDLVTRTGCGFLMVTHSARLAATLDRQVNLHAGVIA, from the coding sequence GTGCTTCGCGTCACCGGCCTGACCAAGAGTTACCGCACTGCCGGTGAAGACGTCGCGGTGCTGCGCGGCGTCGACCTTGCCGTTGCAACCGGCGAGAGCGTGGCGCTGACCGGCGAATCCGGTAGCGGCAAGAGCACGCTGCTGCACCTGATCGCAGGGCTCGATGCCGCCGACAGCGGCGAGATCAGGCTTGCCGATATCACGGTCTCCGCCCTCGACGACGCCGGGCGCGCCGAGCTGCGCCGCGACCGGCTCGGCCTCGTGTTCCAGCAGTTCAACCTGATCCCGAGTCTCTCGGTCGCGGACAATCTCGTGTTCCAGTCGCGCATCGCCGGCCGGCATGATGCCGCCTGGCATGACGAGCTGGTCGAGCGCCTTGGGCTGAAGCAGCTGTTGAAGCGCTATCCCGAGCAATTGTCCGGCGGCCAGCAGCAGCGCGTCGCGATCGGCCGCGCGCTGGCACCGAAGCCGCTGCTGCTGCTCGCCGACGAGCCGACCGGCAATCTCGACGAGGATACCGCGGACGAGGTGCTGCGGCTCGCCCGCGATCTGGTGACACGCACCGGCTGCGGCTTCCTGATGGTCACCCACAGCGCGCGGCTGGCCGCGACGCTCGATCGTCAGGTCAACCTGCATGCTGGAGTGATTGCGTGA